One Streptosporangium becharense genomic window, GTGACCGGCTGGCCCACCTGCATCTGGCCGACGGTGTGGGGGTGCCGAACAAGGACGAGCACCTGGTGCCGGGCAGGGGCAACCAGCCGTGCGGGCCGATCCTGGAGCGCATGGCGGGCAACGGCTTCTCCGGGCTGGTCGTGCTTGAGATCAACACGCGCAAGGCCGCGAGCCGGACCGAGCGGATCGACGACCTCACCGAGGCGCTGGCCTTCGCCCGGTCGCATCTGGCCGCCTCCGCCACCGCATGAGCGCGCCGTCCTCGAACGGATCCTCCGCCGGCCGGGCCGCCACGACCGGGCCGGAGCAGGTGGCCGGGCCGGAGGCGGTGTCCGTGACCGGGCCGGAGGCGGTGGCAGCGGCGGCGACGAGGCCGGAGGCGGTGGCAGGGGCGGCGGCGGCGACGGGGCCGGAGGCGGAGCCGGTGACCGCGGTGAACACGGGTGAGCCGGTGCCGCGGACGGCCGCCAGGCGGCGTTCCGGCCGCAGGCCGGGTTCGGCGGACACCCGAGGGCAGATCCTCGCGGCGGCGCGTGAGATCTTCGCCGAGAAGGGGTTCGACAAGGCGACCGTCCGGGGCATCGCCCGGCAGGCGGGGGTGGACCCGGCGCTGGTCCACCACTACTTCGACGGCAAGGAGGGCGTGTTCGTCGCGGCGATGGAGCTGCCGGTCAATCCGGAGAAGGTCATCCCCGTCATCCTGGCCGGCCCGCGCGCGGAGGCCGGTGAACGGCTCGCCCGGCTCATCCTGACGATCACCTCCGACCCCGGCGCCCGCCAGCCGCTGCTGGCGCTGGTCAGGACCGCGATGACCAACGACCGGATGGTCGTCACGATCAGGGAGTTCATGACGCACGCCCTCCTGCACCGGGTGGCGGAGAGCCTGGGGGTTCCGCCGGTCCGGATGGAGGCCGCCTTCGCCCAGCTGTTCGGCGTGGTCCTGGTGCGTTACGTCTTCGAGCTGGAGCCGATGGCCTCGGCCGAGGTGGAGGAACTGGTCGAGCTGCTCGGCCCCACCATCCAGCGGTACGTGGACGGGTCCGCCTAGCGTCGCCGCCGTGACCCGGCGACCGGGCCGGTGTCGGTGCCCGCGGCGCTCCTGTCGCGACCAGGAGACCGGTCCGGTGCCAGCGACGCTCCCGTCATGACCGGGAGACCGGTCCGGTGCCAGTGGCGCCGGCCCGGCACGACGCCGCACTACCGCACCGTCGGCCCGGCACGACGCCGCACCCGCCGCACCGTCGGCCCGGTGAACGTGTGCGATCGTTTACGTGGTCTCGGCCTCCCGCGCGGCGTGAAGTGTGTAGAGCATTGTTCTGGGGAGTGGGTTGACCATAGGGTTGCCGGGATCATCACGGGTCGTACGCCGATCGAAAGTTACTCGTGGGTAGGATCTGTGGGGACCCGTTGTCACCGTGGATGACCGGCGGTCGTACGCTGGCAGCCAACGCCGTCTGTGGGAGGACCCGTGCTCTGGGTAGCGATCATCGGGCTGGTCATGACAGCCGTCGCGGTCGCGCTTGCCGCGCGCCGTGTGCTGTTCCTCTACAAGCTCGCCACCGTCGGGCCCCCCGCGCCCGAGCGCGTCGAATACGCCAGGAGCCATCTCGGCGAGGAGATCAAGGCTCAGCTGGTCGAGGTCTTCGGGCAGCGGAAGCTGCTGAAGTGGACACCGTCCGGGGTGGCCCACTTCTTCGTCATGTGGGCCTTCTTCATCCTGGCGACGGTCTACCTCGAGGCGTACGGCGCGCTCATCCAGGGGGCGATCACCGGCACCCCCGACTTCCACATCCCGATCATCGGGCGATGGGCCGTCCTGGGCTTTCTGCAGGACTTCATCGCGGTCGCCGCCCTGCTCGGCCTGATCGCCTTCGCGGTCATCCGGGTCAAGAACTCGCCGAAGAAGATGGGCCGCAGGTCCCGCTTCTCCGGGTCGCACCTCGGCGGTGCCTGGCTCGTCCTTTTCATGATCTTCAACGTGATCTGGACGATGTTCCTCTTCCGCGGCGCGGCGGCCAACACCGGCAACCTGCCCTACGCGTCGGGTGCGTTCGCCTCCGACGCCACGGCGGCCCTGCTGAGGCCGCTCGGCCCGGGGGCCAACGAGGTCCTGGAGCACGTCGGGCTGCTGCTGCACATCGGCGTCATGCTGGTGTTCCTCGTGATCGTGGTGAACTCCAAGCACCTGCACATCTTCACCGCCCCGCTCAACGTGGCCTTCTCCCGCCGTCCCGACGGCAACGGGCCGGCCCAGCCGCTGCGGATCGACGGCAAGGTCGTCGACTTCGAGGACGAGGACCTGGACGGCGACCGGCTCGGCCGGGGCAAGGTCCAGGACACCACCTGGAAGGGTTTCCTCGACTTCTACACCTGCACCGAGTGCGGGCGCTGCCAGTCGCAGTGCCCGGCATGGAACACCGACAAGCCGCTGTCGCCGAAGATGCTGATCCTGGACCAGCGCGACCACGCCTTCAAGATCGCTCCGTATCTGTCGGCGACCCAGGAGCAGCGGGACGGCTTCCCCGAGGACGTGCTCGCCCTGCTGGACAAGCCGCTGGTCGGCGAGGAGGGCGTCATCCACCCCGACGTGCTCTGGTCCTGCACCAACTGCGGCGCGTGCGTCGAGCAGTGCCCCGTGGACATCGAGCACATCGACCACATCCTCGACATGCGCCGCTACCAGGC contains:
- a CDS encoding TetR/AcrR family transcriptional regulator; its protein translation is MSAPSSNGSSAGRAATTGPEQVAGPEAVSVTGPEAVAAAATRPEAVAGAAAATGPEAEPVTAVNTGEPVPRTAARRRSGRRPGSADTRGQILAAAREIFAEKGFDKATVRGIARQAGVDPALVHHYFDGKEGVFVAAMELPVNPEKVIPVILAGPRAEAGERLARLILTITSDPGARQPLLALVRTAMTNDRMVVTIREFMTHALLHRVAESLGVPPVRMEAAFAQLFGVVLVRYVFELEPMASAEVEELVELLGPTIQRYVDGSA
- a CDS encoding (Fe-S)-binding protein gives rise to the protein MLWVAIIGLVMTAVAVALAARRVLFLYKLATVGPPAPERVEYARSHLGEEIKAQLVEVFGQRKLLKWTPSGVAHFFVMWAFFILATVYLEAYGALIQGAITGTPDFHIPIIGRWAVLGFLQDFIAVAALLGLIAFAVIRVKNSPKKMGRRSRFSGSHLGGAWLVLFMIFNVIWTMFLFRGAAANTGNLPYASGAFASDATAALLRPLGPGANEVLEHVGLLLHIGVMLVFLVIVVNSKHLHIFTAPLNVAFSRRPDGNGPAQPLRIDGKVVDFEDEDLDGDRLGRGKVQDTTWKGFLDFYTCTECGRCQSQCPAWNTDKPLSPKMLILDQRDHAFKIAPYLSATQEQRDGFPEDVLALLDKPLVGEEGVIHPDVLWSCTNCGACVEQCPVDIEHIDHILDMRRYQAMVESNFPSEAGVMVKNLENKGNPWGMSEMKRADWIEELAEREDDPIEIQLVDEKMPEDTEYLFWVGCAGALEDRAKKTTKAVAELLHVAGVKFAVLGPMEACSGDPARRLGMEYLFDMLAKQNIETLNEAGVKKIVATCPHCFNTLANEYPQLGGTFEVVHHTQLLAKLVDEGKLIPVTPIDEKITYHDPCFLGRHNKVYSQPRDIMAKVPGVRTQEMHRHKDRGFCCGAGGARMWMEERIGKRINTERVDEALTTDPDTISTACPFCLVMLGDSINEKKNAGEAKETLEVVDVSQLLIKSIKGRPVGTP